The genomic DNA GGGTGAACGGCTGTTGCTGTCCGGCCACTCGCACCAGGCGTGGCCCGATGTTGCCTTCGAGGGGCAGAAGCGCGCCTTCCTCGACGCCGCCGAGTACGTGGACGACAAGTGGGAGCGCGCGTTCGGCGTGGCGGGGACCGTGCGCCGCGGCTGGGCGCGCCTGCTCGACGACGAACCCGAGCGCGTCGCGCTGGGCAACAACACCCACGAACTCGTGGTGCGCTGGCTATCCGCGCTGCCCCTCGGCAAGCGCCCGCGGCTGGTCACCACCGACGGTGAGTTCCACTCCATCCGCCGCCTCGTGGACCGCCTGGCGGAGGAGGGCATCGAGGTGCGCAAGGTGCCGGCGTCGCCGGTGGCCGATCTGGCGGAGCGCCTGGCGCGCGAGGTGGACGACCGTACCGCCGCGGCGATGGTGTCGTCGGTGCTGTTCCGCACCGCGGAAATCGTCCCCAACCTGCGCGCGGTGGCCGCGGCCTGCGCGAAACACGGCGCCGAGCTTCTCGTCGATGCCTACCACCACTTGAACATCGTGCCGTTTTCCGTCTCGGGTATGGGGCTGGAGCGCGCCTACATAACCGGCGGTGGCTACAAGTACTGCCAGCTGGGGGAGGGGAACAGTTTTCTCCGCTTTCCGGCGCGCTGCGCGCTGCGTCCCGTGGCGACGGGCTGGTTCAGCGAGTTCGCCACCAAGGAGGCGCCCATTCCCAATCGCGTGGCCTACGGCGAGGGGCCCGCACGCTTCGCCGGCGCCACCTACGATCCCACCAGCCACTACCGTGCCGCGGAGGTGTTCGGGTTCTTCGAGAAGCGCGGGCTGACCCCCGCGCTGCTTCGCGAAGTGAGCCAGCACCAGGTGGGGCTGCTCGTGCAACGTTTCGACGCGCTCGGGCTCGATCCCGCCCTCATCTCCCGCGACCCGGCCCGCCAACTCGCTAACATTGCCGGCTTCCTGGTGCTGCGCTCCTCGCGCGCGGGGGACATCTGCCGCGCCCTGCGCGAGCGCGGCGTCTTCACCGACTATCGCGGCGACGTGCTGCGCATGGGCCCGGCGCCCTACCTGTGCGACGATCAGATCGTGCGCGCGGTCGGCATCCTGGGCGACGTGTGCCGGGACGTCCGCTGACGCAAAAAGCGCCCCCCGTTTCCGGGGGGCGCTTCTTTCAACACTCGCTCGACGCAGGCGGCTACATCTTGGCCTTCTGCGGCTCCTTGCTCATCTCCGCGCCCGCCTGCGACATCTTCTCGCCGAAGGCCTTCGACGAAGCGGCGTAGTTGTGCAGCGCCTTGATGCCGTCCGGGGTGTTGGACGAGCCAACGACGATGAAGCCGTTGTCCGTCTGGAACTCCTCCACCGAAACGTCGGAGCGCCCCCGGAACGTCATCTGGCCGGTGCAGAGCGGGCAGAGGCTGGCCTTCTGCTCCTTGGTCATGCCGGGAATGCCCTCGGCGCGCTTCTGGCACTCGGCCTCACACTTGTTGAAGGCCGGAATCATGGCCGCGTCCGCGGTATACAGGGTCTCAATGTAGCCGGTCTTGGTGGCGAACACGCTGTGGTGAAGCGTGGGGCCCAGGGCCGGGTCGCTCATCCACACCGAGCAAACCGGGCAGTTCATCATGGCGCCCATCGCCTGCTGCGGCGTCATGTCTTCCATACTGGAATTGGACGCCGTGCCGGCAAAGGCCGCGGTCGCGACCATGAGGGCCGCGACTGTACACAGAATGCGTTTCATATTACGGATGCCTCCTTGCAACTCTCTTCGAGTTCGGGTTTGGGAACCGGCCACGCGGGCCGGGAAAAATCACACATGTCTGTCGCCTTATGCGGAGGGCGGCCAGAAAGCAGATGGCGGAATTGTGCGCCTCCGCGGCGCGCGGGTCAAGACCCGACCGGGGCGGTGGGCCCCGGGGTACGCGCCGGTAGCGGCCGGGCGAGAATGTCCTTGTCGGCAAACGACCTCTGTGGGAAACTCCGATTCGGACGATCGCCTCCGAAGCCGCATCGTCCCACACCAACAAGCACCCAGAACTGCATTCATGAGCGCTTTCAAGTTCTACGAGTCCACCGTCGGTAGAAAGTTCGTCACCGGTCTTGCCGGTATCCTGCTGGTGGGTTTTCTCTTCGTCCACCTCGGCGGCAACCTGACCATGCTGGTCAGCGGCGGGCTGTTCAACAACTATACCCACCACCTGGAATCGCTGGGCGTTCTCCTTTATATCGTGGAGATCGTGCTGCTCGGCATCTTCGTGGCGCACATCGTGACCGCGTTGAATGTGCAGCTGGAAAAGCGCCGCGCGCGGCCGAAGGGTTACGCGGTCAACGCTTCCAAGGGCGCGCCCAGCCGGCAGACGCTCGCATCGCGCTCCATGATCGTCACCGGTCTGGTGCTGCTGGTGTTCGTGCCGGTGCACGTGTGGATGTTCAAGTTCAACCAGGGGCAGCCGTCGCCCACCATGATGCACAACGGCAAGGAGATTCGCGACCTGTACGGCATCGTCGTCACCGCCTTCAAGCAGCCGCTGATCGCGTGGGGGTATGCTGCGGTGATGTTCCTGCTGGGATTCCATCTGCGGCACGGTTTCTGGAGCGCCTTCCAGTCCATGGGCGCGCTCAACCGGCGCCTGCTGCCGGCGGCCTATGCGCTGGGGCTGCTGGTGGCGTTGCTGCTGGCGAGTGGCTTCATCCTGCTGCCGCTGTGGATTCACTACGTAACGCCGGCCCCGGGATTGTGAGGCGGACACCATGATCGACATGACGCTCGACGCCAGAATCCCGCCCGGTCCCGTGGACCGCAAGTGGGACCTCTACAAGGCCCAGGCCAAACTGGTCAGCCCGGCCAACAAGCGCAAGTACACCATCATCGTGGTGGGCACGGGGCTCGCGGGCGGCGCCGCGGCCGCCTCGCTGGCCGAACTGGGCTACAACGTGCTCTCGTTCTGCATCCAGGACACGCCGCGGCGCGCGCACAGCGTGGCCGCGCAGGGCGGCATCAACGCGGCCAAGAACTACCAGAACGACGGCGACAGCGTGTGGCGCCTGTTCGTGGACACGGTGAAGGGCGGCGACTTCCGCGCGCGCGAGGCCAACGTCTACCGCCTGTCGCAGCTGTCGGTGAACATCATCGACCAGTGCGTCTCGCAGGGCGTTCCGTTTGCGCGCGAATACGGCGGCACCCTGGCCAACCGCTCCTTCGGCGGCGCGCAGGTATCGCGCACCTTCTACGCGCGCGGCCAGACCGGGCAGCAGCTGCTGCTGGGCTGCTACAGCGCGTTGATGCGCCAGGTGGACGCGGGCAAGGTGAAGATGTTCCCGCGCCGCGAAATGCTGGACCTGGTGCTGGTGGAGGGCAAGGCGCGCGGCATCGTGTGCCGCAACCTGGTGACCGGCGCGGTGGAGAGCTACGCCGCGGACGCGGTGCTGCTGGCCACCGGCGGCTATTCCACCGTGTTCTTCCTGTCCACCAACGCGGTCAACTGCAACGCCACCGCGGTGTGGCGCTGCCACAAGCGCGGCGCGCTCTTCGCCAACCCGTGCTTCACGCAGATTCATCCCACCTGCGTACCGCTTCTGGGCGAGTCCCAGTCCAAGCTCACTTTAATGAGCGAGAGCCTGCGCAACGACGGCCGCGTGTGGGTACCGAAGGGCAAGGACGACAAACGCCCGCCCCACCAGATTCCCGAGGGGGACCGCGACTACTTCCTGGAGCGCATCTACCCGGCCTTCGGCAACCTGGTGCCGCGCGACATCGCCTCGCGCGCCGCCAAGCGCATGTGCGACTCCGGCCACGGCGTGGGCAACACCGGCTACGCGGTGTACCTGGACTTCGCCGACGCCATCAAGCGTATGGGCAGGGAGACGGTTCGTGAACGCTACGGCAACCTGTTCCAGATGTACGACGAAATTACCGGCGAGGATCCGTACCAGACACCCATGCGCATCTACCCCGCGCCGCACTACACCATGGGCGGCCTGTGGGTGGACTACGGCCTGATGAGCAACGTGCCCGGGCTGCACGTGCTGGGCGAGGCGAACTTCTCGGACCACGGCGCCAACCGCCTGGGCGCCAGCGCGCTCATGCAGGGCCTGGCCGACGGGTACTTCGTCATTCCGTACACGCTGGGCAACTACCTGGCCACCTCCGAGGTGCAGAGGGACAAGGTAACCACGGATCATCCCGCTTTCAAGGAGGCCGAGGCGAGTGTGGACGCGTCGGTCAAGAAGCTGCTCGCCGTCAAGGGCAAGACCACGGTGCGCGACTTCCACTGGCGCCTGGGGCGTATCATGTGGGACGACGTGGGCATGAGCCGCACCGAGGAGAGCCTGAAGCGCGCCATCCAGGAGATTCGCGCGCTGCGTACGGAGTTCTGGCAGGACGTGAACGTGG from Candidatus Krumholzibacteriia bacterium includes the following:
- a CDS encoding succinate dehydrogenase cytochrome b subunit, giving the protein MSAFKFYESTVGRKFVTGLAGILLVGFLFVHLGGNLTMLVSGGLFNNYTHHLESLGVLLYIVEIVLLGIFVAHIVTALNVQLEKRRARPKGYAVNASKGAPSRQTLASRSMIVTGLVLLVFVPVHVWMFKFNQGQPSPTMMHNGKEIRDLYGIVVTAFKQPLIAWGYAAVMFLLGFHLRHGFWSAFQSMGALNRRLLPAAYALGLLVALLLASGFILLPLWIHYVTPAPGL
- a CDS encoding fumarate reductase/succinate dehydrogenase flavoprotein subunit is translated as MTLDARIPPGPVDRKWDLYKAQAKLVSPANKRKYTIIVVGTGLAGGAAAASLAELGYNVLSFCIQDTPRRAHSVAAQGGINAAKNYQNDGDSVWRLFVDTVKGGDFRAREANVYRLSQLSVNIIDQCVSQGVPFAREYGGTLANRSFGGAQVSRTFYARGQTGQQLLLGCYSALMRQVDAGKVKMFPRREMLDLVLVEGKARGIVCRNLVTGAVESYAADAVLLATGGYSTVFFLSTNAVNCNATAVWRCHKRGALFANPCFTQIHPTCVPLLGESQSKLTLMSESLRNDGRVWVPKGKDDKRPPHQIPEGDRDYFLERIYPAFGNLVPRDIASRAAKRMCDSGHGVGNTGYAVYLDFADAIKRMGRETVRERYGNLFQMYDEITGEDPYQTPMRIYPAPHYTMGGLWVDYGLMSNVPGLHVLGEANFSDHGANRLGASALMQGLADGYFVIPYTLGNYLATSEVQRDKVTTDHPAFKEAEASVDASVKKLLAVKGKTTVRDFHWRLGRIMWDDVGMSRTEESLKRAIQEIRALRTEFWQDVNVVGGNDFNKELEFAGRVADFLELGELMAIDALQRNESCGGHFRDEYQYPDGEAMRDDDNFAHVSAWKFNGDGVPETQVKEHLTFEDVKPAMRSYK
- a CDS encoding kynureninase encodes the protein MKPDDLYKSPNALAKEYAHFRVGERLLLSGHSHQAWPDVAFEGQKRAFLDAAEYVDDKWERAFGVAGTVRRGWARLLDDEPERVALGNNTHELVVRWLSALPLGKRPRLVTTDGEFHSIRRLVDRLAEEGIEVRKVPASPVADLAERLAREVDDRTAAAMVSSVLFRTAEIVPNLRAVAAACAKHGAELLVDAYHHLNIVPFSVSGMGLERAYITGGGYKYCQLGEGNSFLRFPARCALRPVATGWFSEFATKEAPIPNRVAYGEGPARFAGATYDPTSHYRAAEVFGFFEKRGLTPALLREVSQHQVGLLVQRFDALGLDPALISRDPARQLANIAGFLVLRSSRAGDICRALRERGVFTDYRGDVLRMGPAPYLCDDQIVRAVGILGDVCRDVR